A genomic segment from Nicotiana sylvestris chromosome 1, ASM39365v2, whole genome shotgun sequence encodes:
- the LOC104238096 gene encoding uncharacterized protein, whose translation MFARKTVASGALSKKLNEQLKASQAQDSDSNSDSESYKSASEGEGPGSSESEKAQESPSKVKRNLKKKKREGGYGDERGKGKGVVDHSPTADLSVLAICGVVQENVEESGNKSGEVGDEPGSSTEETLADLLKKVGASYDPKKRRTPTPKAPSAPKPSKKRKASSPTTTETSLPKGRATKSRVKQSESDLQKALAESKKKMMAKGKGKVHQEKVTTVEVQTPKPKKPKTYSKKSSSMFEAAKPSLAKRTRSVVKDKQVRVSEDEEWCGEEENETDGKQDKLAMFGKRKILNGRLLKDLVEPGMVRLVDTLAAQG comes from the exons ATGTTTGCTCGCAAAACGGTGGCATCTGGTGCTCTCTCAAAGAAACTAAATGAGCAATTAAAGGCAAGTCAGGCTCAAGACTCTGATTCTAACTCTGATTCTGAGTCGTACAAATCTGCTAGTGAGGGGGAAGGACCTGGGTCTTCTGAATCTGAGAAGGCTCAAGAAtccccttctaag GTAAAaagaaatctgaaaaagaaaaagagagagggtGGATATGGTGACgagaggggaaaagggaaaggagtggttgatcattcacccactgctgatttgtctgtactTGCTATTTGTGGGGTTGTACAAGAAAATGTTGAAGAAAGTGGCAATAAGTCAGGGGAAGTG ggagatgaacctggttcatcaactgaagagaccctagcagaccttTTGAAAAAGGTAGGGGCAAGTTACGATCCGAAGAAAAGGAGAACTCCTACACCAAAAGCCCCCAGTGCCCCTAAaccctccaagaaaagaaaggcttccTCCCCAACAACTACTGAAACTTCCTTGCCCAAGGGAAGAGCCACAAAAAGTAGGGTAAAACAGAGTGAGAGTGATCTACAAAAGGCTCTGGCTGAAAGTAAGAAGAAAATGATGGCTAAAGGAAAGGGTAAG GTCCATCAGGAGAAAGTTACAAcagtggaggttcagacccccaagcccaaaaagcccaagacttattccaagaagtcttcctctatGTTTGAGGCTGCTAAACCTTCAttggccaagaggacaaggtctgtAGTGAAAGATAAACAAGTTAGAGTTTCTGAAGATGAGGAGTGGTGTGGTGAAGAAGAAAATGAGACTGATGGTAAACAAGACAAGCTtgccatgtttggcaaaagaaaaattTTGAATGGTAGATTGCTGAAAGATTTGGTGGAACCAGGGATGGTTCGTTTGGTTGACACACTGGCTGCTCAGGGCTGA
- the LOC104245107 gene encoding uncharacterized protein, with amino-acid sequence MGTFFSKQVERRKAIRTQKKLLYDLKEKNSTDFPGADYRAEDRKNWMSALAPEKLHVNKIIWPGTHDSATNKIGIPFISRPFARTQSLSIYKQLVMGTRVLDIRVQEDRRVCHGILLSYNVDVVINDVKKFLSETESEIIILEIRTEFGHEDPPEFDKYLEDQLGEYLIHQDDSVFNKTVAELLPKRVICVWKPRKSPQPKHGSPLWSAGYLKDNWIDTDLPETKFESNMKHLSEQPPVTSRKYFYRVENTVTPQADNPVVCVKPVTNRIHPYARLFITESISRGYGNRLQIYSTDFIDEDFVDACVGLTNARIEGKL; translated from the exons ATGGGTACTTTTTTCTCTAAACAGGTGGAACGAAGAAAAGCAATTCGTACTCAGAAGAAACTTTTATATGATCTCAAGGAAAAAAATAGCACAGATTTCCCTGGTGCAGATTATCGCGCGGAAGATAGAAAAAATTGGATGTCAGCACTTGCCCCGGAAAAACTCCATGTGAACAAGATAATTTGGCCTGGTACCCATGATTCTGCAACAAACAAAATTGGAATTCCATTTATTTCTCGACCTTTCGCCCGAACCCAATCTCTATCCATTTACAAACAGCTG GTAATGGGCACTCGAGTTCTTGACATTCGAGTTCAAGAAGATCGCCGTGTATGTCATGGCATCCTTCTTTCTTACAACGTTGATGTTGTGATTAACGATGTCAAAAAATTTCTGTCGGAGACAGAATCAGAGATCATAATCCTCGAGATCCGAACAGAGTTCGGACACGAAGATCCACCAGAATTCGATAAATACTTAGAAGATCAGCTTGGGGAGTATTTAATCCACCAAGATGACTCTGTTTTTAACAAAACAGTAGCAGAATTATTGCCAAAAAGAGTAATTTGTGTTTGGAAACCAAGAAAATCTCCTCAGCCAAAACATGGCAGTCCATTATGGAGCGCTGggtatttaaaagataattggATTGATACTGATTTGCCTGAAACAAAATTTGAGAGTAATATGAAGCATTTGAGTGAACAGCCGCCAGTAACATCCCGGAAATATTTTTATAGGGTGGAGAATACGGTGACGCCTCAGGCGGATAATCCGGTTGTGTGTGTTAAACCGGTGACGAACCGGATTCATCCTTATGCAAGATTGTTTATAACTGAAAGTATTTCTAGAGGTTATGGTAATCGGTTAcagatatattctactgattttattgatgaagaTTTTGTGGATGCGTGTGTTGGGCTTACAAATGCAAGGATTGAAGGCAAGCTCTGA